The Sporosarcina sp. 6E9 genome segment TTATTTTTCTTGCTTGATATAAAATAAAAGAACGGAAGAAGTGTACGGGTGATCTACCTTCCGTTCCAACATCTGCAAGCAACCATGCAAGCCCTATTGGAATAAGTATTAATATCCCAACAGGTATCCAATTAATTAACCTTCCAATTCCCGGCGTTAAATAAATAGTTGCCTCCACTATCGTTATCACAAAGAAATACATAACCGCTTTTAAACGAATTGGCCTACCTAGTTCTAACCCGAATATTTGATAGAGCTGACGTTCAAAACGAATGAAGTTATTAAGCACATACAACGGAATCTTATTTATGTCTTTTCACCTCCAAGCTGAAATTTTCCAAATGAATAACAAGAGGGGCTACATATGTACAAGCCCCCCTGCATTAAAGTCTTCAAATTTAGTTACCTAAATTCAATTTCTCAGCTATAAACTCGGATATGTTAATTAAAATATCTGGTTGTACAATAAAGATTCCAATGAACGCAAGACCGATAACAACACCAATCATTGCAATCCATGCTCTCTTAAACGCAGTCACAATCAATGCAACAAAAAGAACGATGAATAATGCCCATTTGATTTCTTGTGAGAACCAAGTAAATAATCCTTCCAAACTCATACAATTCACCTCCCTAAAATAAAAAAATACAGACACAACTGTCTGTACCTACATACCGCTATTCATTTTCCATCATCGCTGTATTATTCCTGATTATCTTTCTCGCCTTCCATATCCATTTCTTTTTCTACATTTGCTATTTCCTTGTCCTTTAACTCATCAATGTATTGTTTATTGTTGACGAATAAAACGGTGTAACGCATTTCCCTTTCAGCCAATACAAGGATGTAAGTAGATGTAAATTCAATTCCTGTTTTTGGTTCGGCCAACACGACGTCCGTTTTTACAATTTTTTCGTTCGCTTTCTTACCTTCGAATATTTCGGTGTTCTTTAAACCAACAAAACTCATTGTTTGATTTAGACCATTTTGATGTTGAGGGTCGTCAATGATATAAGTCAACTTATCTCTTGAGTCGTTTGCGTATGCTTCAAAAAATGTTTCCATGAAAGCACGAACGTTTTGAGTACTTCCATCCTTAATGGGTTTCAATCCTTCCGTTTCAGATTCAATACTTTCATCTATTTTTTGTTCATCCAAATACGTAAAGCTCGGCAGTTCATAAACCGCGAAACGCCTTTTTTCATCATCATAAAAAATTGGAACAGATATATATTTCACTGTTTCAATCTTTTCTGGAATAACTTTTCCCGACTTTTTATCATCCTCCTTTTTTTCTTGTCCAGCAGCAAAGTTTTCGAAATGGATTTTAACTTGAAAGGTGATTCGTGCTCGATTATCAGCCATATCTTCAACTTCTTTTAAAATTATATCTTCCCTTGCAATCGTAGATTTCCACTGTTTATCGGCTATTACAGCTTGAGCATTTATCTCTTTCGGTAAATAATAACTTAGTTTTTCTACTCGTTGTTCTCGATCCTCGTCACCTATATTCCATGTGAAGTATTCCGAAACAAAGTCTTTGGAAAACTCTACTCCCTCAGCCGCTAAAGCTTTATTCACTTGTAGACTCTCTGTTTTATCGCTAGCATTTGAATTCCCACTGGATGAAAATATATTTACGAAAACAATTAATAGCATAAACAAAAAAAGCATCCAGAAAGTAAATGCACCAAGCTTTTTAGCTCGATATCCCTTCGGTCTGCTTTTCTTTTCAAGTTTTCGCATATCTTTTTTTCGTTTTTCATTTTCAGATGACTTTTTTAATACATCCATTGACTTTTTTACAATTCCATCTCTTTTATCGGTAGATTTCCCTAACTTTTTCCTCAAGTTTTGTTAACCTCCTTCTTTCTTTTTTGTTCAGATTTTGCACTGTTCATCACATTCTTTTTGAACTTCCCACCATAATAAAAATAGCAACAATTAAAAGTAGTGTAGTGATTGTGCCATATTTAACGAGGGATGATTCATAAAGAGTGCCGATGTGCATTTTCAATTCTTCCCACAACGGGACTAGGGTTGGAAACTGTTCTAATAATAGACTTCCCACAACTGC includes the following:
- a CDS encoding conjugal transfer protein yields the protein MRKKLGKSTDKRDGIVKKSMDVLKKSSENEKRKKDMRKLEKKSRPKGYRAKKLGAFTFWMLFLFMLLIVFVNIFSSSGNSNASDKTESLQVNKALAAEGVEFSKDFVSEYFTWNIGDEDREQRVEKLSYYLPKEINAQAVIADKQWKSTIAREDIILKEVEDMADNRARITFQVKIHFENFAAGQEKKEDDKKSGKVIPEKIETVKYISVPIFYDDEKRRFAVYELPSFTYLDEQKIDESIESETEGLKPIKDGSTQNVRAFMETFFEAYANDSRDKLTYIIDDPQHQNGLNQTMSFVGLKNTEIFEGKKANEKIVKTDVVLAEPKTGIEFTSTYILVLAEREMRYTVLFVNNKQYIDELKDKEIANVEKEMDMEGEKDNQE